The window TTGGGAGAGACCTCCGACACCCGCACCACGCCCTCCGGCGCGCCGATCGGTGCTGCCGGTGGCGTGATTCGCAAATAGCGGCGAACCCAGGCGGAAATCACCTCGGCCGCGTAATCGGCGTCACGGGGGCTGGTGAGCAGGTGGTCGGCGTTATCGAGGGTAACGAAACTCTTGGGATGCCGCGCCGCCATGAAGATTTCCGATGCGTTCTCGATGCCAACCGTATCATCCACCGGCGAATGGAGGACGAGCAGCGCCTTGCGCAAATCCCGGATCGCGGGGGTGAGTTCCGAGCGGGCGATATCGTCGAGAAAGCTCTTCCGGATGGTAAAGGGCCGGCCGGCAAGCGCGACTTCAGCTTCGCCGGCCTCGACAATATCTGGCAGGGCATCGCCGAAATTGTGCGTGACATGGGAGGGATCGGCCGGAGCGCCGATGGTGACGACGGCCTTGACCGAAGGCAGGTTCGCCGCCGCCTTCAGAACGGCCGCACCGCCAAGGGAATGGCCGATGAGTATCGCAGGCGCCTGGCCACGGTCCTTCAGGGCAGCGGCCGCCTGCAGAAGATCCTCGACATTGGACGAGAAGTGGGTATTGGCGAACTCTCCGCCGGAATGGCCGAGACCGGTGAAGTCGAAGCGCAACACCGCGACGCCCATTGCGGCCAGGCGCTTGGCGATCCGGCGCGATGCAGGGATGTCCTTGGAACAGGTGAAGCAATGGGCAAAGATCGCCGTAGCTACCGGCGTGCCTTCCGGCAGGTCGAGCCTCGCGGCGAGATCGTGGCCTGAATGGCCGGCAAAGGTGAAGCTTTCAGTGGCCATGGGGGAGCCTTCCGGTTTCTGTGCCGCTTTCATATGGAGGCGGAGGGTCCGGCGCTGCAATGGGTCAGACCCGTTCGTCGCAGAGTCGTGAGACTCATGTCACCGCTCAGGCCGCGAACTCGACCGTCATGCCAACGACCTCGCGCACAGCGCCGAGGCCGCGCAATTCGGCGGGCGGGCCGATGCATGTCGTTTCCGGAGCCTCGGTCGCGATGACCCGCAGAGCCTCTTCCAGTTCGATGCGGGCGAGCGCCTCGCCGAGGCATCGGTGAGGGCCGGCTCCGAAAATCGGGTGAAGGCGCGGATGGTCTCTGCGAGTGATGTCCATCGTATCGGGGTCGGCATAGATCTCCGGATCGCGTAGTGCCGTCAGGCTGAGCGGACCGACGATCGTACCCGCTGGCAGATGGTAGCCCTCCAATTCCAGTTGCCGGGTGGTGACACGGGCGTAGGAACCGATAACTGGCTCCAGCCTCAACCCCTCGGCGACAGCGCCCTGCAGGTGCCTGTCCGGATCATCCTTCAGCAGGCTCCACTGATCTGGCGTATGAAGCAACCGCGACAGAATGGCCGTCAGGGCCGCACGGGTCGTATCCGATCCGGCGAGGATCAGCGTGACGATCTGGGCACGAACTTCGGCTTCACTGAGCGGGCTTTCGGCGGTGCGGGCGACATACTGGGAAAGAAAGTCGTCTTGCGGCGTCCGGCGTCTGTCCGCCAGCAGTTCGGCAACATAGGCCAGAAGGTGGCGGGTATCCTCGGTTGTCGCGGCGATGTTTTCGGACCGCTGGATGGAGAGCCCACGGATGGCGCTGTAGACGCGGCGGGTGAAGGCCGGAATGTCCGCGTCCGGCAGGCCGAGTATCCCGGCGACGATGCGGGCCGGGAACGGTCCGGCGACGGCTTCCAGAAATGGCGTTGGTCCCTTTCCTATCAACGGTCGGATAAGGGCCTGCGCCTCCTGCCGGACCGCGGGCCGGAGAGCGTCCATCAGTGGGAAAGCGAAAGCGCGGGCGAGCGGCGTGCGTCGGCGCCTGTGGACCTCACCGTTGGAAAAGAGCAGGGAATGGTCGATGAACTCGTGCAGCGGGCCGGCGGTGATCTCCTGCATCTGCAGGATATCGAGTTCAAGTTGCCGGGTGGCATCATCGGTCAGGAAATACTGCAAATGCGCGTGACTGAAGGCGAAGACGAGGCCGAAACTGTTGGCGACAAAGGGATGGCCCAAGGCCTGAAGCTGGCGCACGAAGGTCAAATCGTCCGTGCCGCTGGCTCGGCGCGGGGCCGTGGGTATGGCCTTGCCCGGCATGGTTGACACTCCCTGCGGAACGGTGGCCGGAGTATAACCCGATTTTCCGCGCCGCACCACCGCCGGCGCGGTCGGACTTGCCTTGCCCGCCGCGCTCTGCTTGATGGAAGCCGTGGTTGCCCACCGGAACAGGGACGCGGAACCATGAGGCAGGGGGCAGGGGCAGGGATGATCACCGGGTTGAGGCGTTTGGCGTTGTTGCTCGCCATTGGCGGGACGTGCGCCGTGCTGGCCGGTATGGGCGGATGGTTGCATCCGGCCGGAGATTCGCTTGCCGCTTTCCGGGTGCAATTGTTGATGGGCCTTGTTGCCTTGTCGGGGATCGGGGTGCTCCTGCGGGCCCGTGCGGCGGTGGCGGTGGCCATGGCGGCCGCGCTGGTCGCCGTTGCCGCAAGCTGGGTCACCTGGTGGCCGATGGAAGTGCCGCAATCCGTCGACCTGCGTCTCTACAGCCAGAACCTTCGCTTTACCAACGCCGAGGCT of the Algicella marina genome contains:
- a CDS encoding bifunctional alpha/beta hydrolase/OsmC family protein, with amino-acid sequence MATESFTFAGHSGHDLAARLDLPEGTPVATAIFAHCFTCSKDIPASRRIAKRLAAMGVAVLRFDFTGLGHSGGEFANTHFSSNVEDLLQAAAALKDRGQAPAILIGHSLGGAAVLKAAANLPSVKAVVTIGAPADPSHVTHNFGDALPDIVEAGEAEVALAGRPFTIRKSFLDDIARSELTPAIRDLRKALLVLHSPVDDTVGIENASEIFMAARHPKSFVTLDNADHLLTSPRDADYAAEVISAWVRRYLRITPPAAPIGAPEGVVRVSEVSPNAFQQNISAGPRHFTRADEPKAFGGNDAGMSPYQFLSAGLGACTSMTIRMYARRKNWPLEDIQVDVVHNSIHASDCEHCQSTDGMIDAFERRITLSGPLSDDQRARLLEIANKCPVHRTLEGEVAIRTSLAPA
- a CDS encoding cytochrome P450, with product MPGKAIPTAPRRASGTDDLTFVRQLQALGHPFVANSFGLVFAFSHAHLQYFLTDDATRQLELDILQMQEITAGPLHEFIDHSLLFSNGEVHRRRRTPLARAFAFPLMDALRPAVRQEAQALIRPLIGKGPTPFLEAVAGPFPARIVAGILGLPDADIPAFTRRVYSAIRGLSIQRSENIAATTEDTRHLLAYVAELLADRRRTPQDDFLSQYVARTAESPLSEAEVRAQIVTLILAGSDTTRAALTAILSRLLHTPDQWSLLKDDPDRHLQGAVAEGLRLEPVIGSYARVTTRQLELEGYHLPAGTIVGPLSLTALRDPEIYADPDTMDITRRDHPRLHPIFGAGPHRCLGEALARIELEEALRVIATEAPETTCIGPPAELRGLGAVREVVGMTVEFAA